The stretch of DNA aatttgattaaaatatgaaaagtaaaaaaaaaacattgtaatGATAATACACACATCAAGGTAGTTAGGTCGCTAATATGATGGCAATTATTTTGCCTGTTTCATTTAAATCTTCACAAGCTGTCAATGAAATCAGAAATCTATAGCATGCATTCAAATCCAATAAAATAAgaattaatcatatggcgatcCACGGTTCTCGTTGGATCACCATGGTGGGTATTGGATTATTTAGTCAGTTAAGCATGGGCTTAATAGTgaaggaagccataaccgaccagcggttagaATTTCGGCTAGAAACTAAATTCTCACTTCAAATAGAAGTTTTACAGTTTCAATCCCAGCTCCATAGAGTTCAAAAACATTCCTCTTGATTCTAATTTCTGCAAAAACATGACAGATTTGAATACATAGAGTCCCATGTTATGGTATAACAAATTCTGGTAACAAAAAGTAGTCTTGTTACGGTTGCTCCGAGCAGGACTCCAAGATAGTGGTACCCAGCCGTTCATGGCTCGTGGCCCTTTCCGGAGGCTTTTAAATAGTTCAATTCAAAGTCAAATAAAACCAAACAATGAGAACTTTTAAAGACCGTAGATTGCAAATTCTAAAATTTAGCCTCATTTTCTATTACGGAACGGCGAGTTTTCGTGTAAAAAGTGAAATCGGTTTAGCGCCTATTATTGTGCCCCTCTACAACTGCTCGGCGCCCCTCTCGGTTGGCCAAGGGTTCCCGGTCGAGAACCACGGCTCTAAGGAATCAATCGTGTAGATCAGGAGTGGCAAACACGTCGATGaccacgtctcgagtagtcgatcgcgtttGATTTTAAGTGTATTCAATACCATAACCCAAAAATTATCTTGAACCAGTTTCATACATCGCTTGTCGCATGTTTTGAAACAGGAAGAACACAGTAGGCCTACTGTACATGCGCCAAATACGGTAGATAGaacatattattacgtaacaagtTAAAGGGtcgccgctgccaaggtttagaaATGAACGTGCCAATTATCGGGTGTCTTGACTGGCAAGCCATCCCACAATACCTCCTCAAATATACGAAAGTTATTATCTCGCTATTGCCAGCAATAGCAGCGTCATCAGAATGTCCAAAATTTTCTAATTCCAAGCCAGTAAAGAATCTGACtcggaggaaattgtaaatagAATACtcaagtttgagcagtcatgtaacatttattatttaggtatatataatatttttctctgtTTGGATAATACATGTAGGCGGGTGTTGAACCTgtattgtatgatttgaataaatctgaAATTAATGGAACATGGAAAAAACAAGTTTCTGTGGTGATTTGATTAAGAATgcgccaaaaaaaaaacgattttattGGCAGTAGCGGAATTTAAGATTCCTGTGTGTAGATATCTGAATATTCCGTActgattcgtttttgtgtatgaccttattaaCGATCAGTCGATCGAGAGCTATTTTGGCGATTTTattcgatcgcggtcgaaagcagtttggccacccctggtgtaGACCAACATGCTCAAATGAATTGAACCATGGTTTATTATGTTTGGCATAGCACGCTCAACTCAGTAAAATAGTCGGTCTATGTTGAATAATGGACTGTTCCATGTCCAGATTTGTAAACTTTTAACTCATTCATTTTCAAACACGTGAAACAATTCAATTATTTCTCGCTCACTACTTTCTAAATTTAAACCATTGCATACAATAAACCCGCAGCAGTTCAACGCATTCGACCACGCTTGACGAGCGATGAATAATTGTTATTCCCAATAATAATACGATGAAATATTTGGGAATGCATTGGAAATGGACCGTTACACAACTTCATTTCCAGTGTTCCCTGCTTCCTAAATGTGCGTTCTTGCCTGAAATATAATACAACATTGCAACGCAGTGGGAAACATTGTCAATGTATATGTTACATTTAACTAGTACACTTCTCATTTTGAGTGTTCCCTGTTTCCTAAATGTGTATTCTTGTCTGGAATAAATATACAACGTTGCAACGCAGTGGGAACACTTGTCAATGTAcgttacttataaataactttATGAACTAATATTAGAGACCGCTTATCTTATAAAGTTCAGTGGACCATTACACTTCCCCATTTTTTCGTGTTTACtgttttctgtaaaataaaccTACACAAAAACATATCAcaatgatttaaaatttcatttagacatacaattttttcaaGCACAGCGTACAATGAAATGTGAAGATGGGCGGTTTTAGTCAACTTTTTAATGCGTTAAGCCGGTCGTTGTCATATGCAAGGCATCAATTTTTACTAAATCTAGATTAGTACAATATGTTCTcgaaaatataaaatgtatttggcCCTGAAAAATGAGTTATTTGGGCGTGTTAGAAATTTTCTATCTATATGAAGTGCACGGCTTGATGTCTGTGGAACATTTTTGAAGGAAAGTTCGCATGTAGTAAATAAAAGATAAATAAGTAGACTAACGACTTCTGCTACAGGTTATTAACAACCAATACCAATACAAACGACCGATAAAGCACAGACATGACAGACGTATAGTAATCAAAATATTCTAACGAGATTAGAATTGTGATGTAGTTTTAGTAGCCTAATTATTGTCAAGAATTATGTTGTAACTGATGGGCAGCACATACTATCAAATATactgttgaattattttttgagGAAGATTCAAAGtaaattatatcaaaaacactttaaaaatagtgtaatatagtttcaaaaattttcatattcagtgaagttcaatataaaatttctaGATAGTTTTGCAAGCCAATGCAATTCTTCTACAAATTCGTGGCAATATATACTCACATTAAAATTAGATATACACTATGATATCAATGTTTCCCAGCCTACAGGGTCACCGCCCAAAACTGGGTGGcacgaaaatcaaaatttatttcgcGGAACTTGTCTAtctaaaataaatctaaaataaattttttttatgcaatATTTGGTGTTGGAATATTGCCCCATAGTAATTGCATATGCGGGAAGTATTACCAGGTAAAAATTTAGGAACTTATTTTTTGCTTTAAGTTAGGCCACACTGCGATTTCAAAAATTCGCTGATGGCAAACAAATGCCGCTTTTTTACTTCGAGTTCTTGATATaatgtaaaaatgatgaatatatattagtCATGCAATTTTACGACCATTAAAGTACTGCATGCCGTTTAGTCTTGGAGAATGTCcttgggtcgcgagattttacaaaatttattgttatggaATATCATGGTCGTTAAAAAAGGCTGGGACCACTGCCCTATTTTAACCCACGAGTTTCCAGTAAATCATATTTAGAAACTAAATACTTTATTCGTATTAACAGGTatttaatacataaaatttCCTAAATTAAAAAGCATGCCGTCTTTAGGCTGTTTCGAGTTCACCTGCTCAACGGAATATTGCAAGTGTGGCAATGACTGGAAATCTAAAATCGCGCATAGAGTAGTACCTGTGGGAAACCTGATTATGATAATCTACTCCATATTCTCCAATAGATGGCTGGTTACTGTGAATGATACAATAACCCAAGGATTATCTGATTACTGCGGAGCTGGGAACGAAGTCAACTGTACAGTAACCGAAGGAAATTGCACAGTTTGCGTGGATCTTGGACAGAATAATGAATGCAAAGAGTTCGGTAAGGCATATTTGTATACTTCTAACTAATCTAGGACTCTTCGAGCTAATTTAACCATTGCCACAGCGTTCCTTTATATTTGACAATGCTTAAATCGTGCGCATTTAATCATTTCTGCAGAATatatgaattgaatttaaatgatAAATCTTTTTTTAGAACAAGAAGTTGATGAACTCGTCGTGTTTTGGCTTCTTGTAGTATCCGCTATCCTGAGACTAATTGTAACAGCTGTTTTACTGCTCATGGACTGGGTATGCAGAATCAATAGATGTTGCATAGATTGCAATAATCCCCATCGCAAAACACTGTACGCTTTGGAGATTATTGCAGGTAATTCTTTTTCATTACTTTATTGGTAAACGGAACTTTGGTGTTAGGTAAATACAGCCGAATTAAGTAGTAGCTTTTCTAATTTCTTCTTCAAAATAACCTGTGTTAGAATTTTGTATACTCTACgccaggcctgcacaactcaaattactacgagggccgcaagcataaatctgaaggccCGGCGGGCCGCAACTTgtgccacatacatatttcacaagatgaactacaaatcaaaataatattgtgaaacagttaaatttaatgaaacactttcattactggggagcttaaaaatatgaagaatcttatttCTTGAgagtaaaaacaaggtacagtatttttgctatgagatggcaaatatgtatttggtggttcatctaccttgaaaacccacccttcatttttatcatttcttttttattagaattaggtattgcgtgttgcagtataaactgactgcagggaaatattttactcaggttcagttttgtaaaatcgtcccaaataTGTGCATCTACcattattggatatttccattgtaggctagacaaacaatttgtttagtagcaatagatcttcctctgttgtacttttttgactgctaaattacatttttctacaaaatctgctccaatttatttgaaattttacagtaaatagcaaaatcttttgtgcgagaatttctgcaccattcataaatgaaggaattgttttttaagttctaaatttgaattaaaaaaaaacttcagtttcataaactgctagtaaaaatAATGGGTTtattaataggttgctaatatgcactaatgggtgtgagattgtataccgatattgttttaatcgtgattcagtctgaatactgagatatctaaatcagggttttcCAAACTGGGGGGCGAGGGGTCGcgaagggcacaccaatttcaaagttcgatatttattgaatatagtgcaaaacataaatctcacgatttcgaatatgatcggaGAAGCGGCGCTGGCATAGCAATGCCGGCTTTAATTGTAagacccgagaagtggcgtgtttctAAAttacccgcgggccgcacagaagtatctagatatatatatctagatatatatatatatttatcatttaGATTCTATTGATCTGACGGCAGCTAGTATTTACACGGCATACAATCAAAGCCGAAAGCTGGACGAGCCAGTTCCGGGAGAAGAAATATGCGGAAGATTTGGTGCCTCATTCATCGTCACTTGGGTTCGTGGTTGCCAAGTAGTTATCAAAGCAGTGTGTCTGTGGCTATGTGGCAACGAGGAAGACAATGCAAGTGGGGGAGGGGGTGGAGGAAGCGCTCAGACAAGCGTGTAGCGGACAATTTACGGACGGAAGACATTGCGCATTTAAATAACGACTTTGTGTGCTGACCTATAAAATAACACATACAGGCAGATAAATTACATCAGTTAATATATCTTACAGATATACCGCAAATATTTGATTCGCAGCATCTTTATACCGCTACCATTTAATATCGCATGGAAAAATCCAGTCGATTCGAAACtctcatatttttaatttgtaatagCAACAAGTAAAACCCCTCAGATTGATTCGTGTTTTACAAAACTTTTTCCGTCGATGAAATATCCACTATGCCTTTTTTGCAGTTATAGAAACATTCCTTACTTTTGGATAAAAACGACAATTTCAATGCGATTGCGTTATTATTCGCTGTTTTATTCACATTAGAGATCCATACCTGCCAATGAAATCTCCAGACCACCCGCTAGTGATCGATAATATTAGCTTGGACAAATCGATTTTGCTTTGCAGTTTCGCAACGTGGAGTTAATTTGCGTCTATCTATAAGCGCTTTCACATATTTGATTGGTATGTAACCCAATTACTAGTGTCACGCTGATCCACATATGTATGTAGGTATTTTCTATATAAATGTAGCATGCTGTTTTAAATGTAGCTTTTAGCAAACCGCTTTCCAATTTTCTAGTAGTAGGCTATGTGCCCATATTTTGTGTTGAAATCCTATAATTTTTCTCAAAGTAAACCTACTTTTTAGAGGTGCAGCATTTGCGCTATCGATTTTGTATATGATTTTTAAATCGCCAAATAATTTATAATGAATTTATAAATGGtaccaatttcaaaatttcttttcaaatatGTCATTAAATGAAGGTTGATATTGTCTTGAAATAAGCTTACTTGTTTGGTCGTCTGCTGCTCACTAATAAATGTATAGAAGCAAAAAATGAAtcgattttatgtgtttttcgTGTGGAACAAAACAAGCATCACAGTCACTTCTGTCTATTCcatcatttgtttattttttacttgTAGTTGTAATGATAATACAGACAATATATATGTCCAATATGGAAGGCCATATTTCTCCACCAAAGTTAATTTGAACAGATTTGATCATTTATATCAAGTTCAAAATGCGGCACATATTTCGCAATTATTTGATGAAGTGGATTAACGTTTGCGTTTATAGCCCACAATATTGCAATTTTGTTCGGCATAAATTAAGATCTATCACATCTAAAATGTATGAATCTCACAAAATAGTTACCGCCCCTCAGTTCTGTTAGTGATTGAACTCTAATGCATTAGTTCTCGACTTCCTACAGCTCTGTATATCCTTTTCACGATGTGAATGGGAGCTGTATACTTTTCCAATGAAATGGGACAGTACTGCACAATTGGCCTGCACAAGTAACAATGCTTTACGCCGAAACTTTTTATAGTACAAAATGTTTCCTGTTGTTCCTTGCAAGCTATATCAAAAGGTCAGTACtttcgatattttatttttacgttATGAAAGCCCACGGATTGTTTAGATCACCAGTTCTCAACCAGTAGGCCATTGTAAGGTTTTATTTGTGTCACTatagttaattttgattgtagcaaCAATAAATGGCGatgctgttttctgctactgaGTGGTAATTCTCATTCTAACTATTATTACGAAAATCCCCATTTATGTGGGAAGATtatgtttttcttgtagttctTCCTTTGCCTAAAAAGTTGATGGGCCCAGAATTTTTGTTAAAAGAAAATGGaccacaaaaaaaaaaggttgagaaccagtaTCTTTCTGGAGACCCTCCTGCAAAGCATTGCTCTATTGTTAAGGTTTCATTCTCTTACCAGATTGATCTAGCGACCTCTGAAATGTGCAACACAAGCTTGTTCTTTTCAAACATGTTTATTTAGACCCAATCTAGTGgagacaattaaaaaaaattcaaattttaaagtttactcactaatattgaaaaatagtaTTGTCatggtaatttttaaaatctggTTCAATTAAATCTAGaataatagtatatatatataattacttTATTCTCATCCTCGAATtcccgaaaaaaaaattgaccatAGTATGAGTGAAACTAATGAACCCCATCCGTGCAGTAAACATTAAcgaattgtttgaaatttttgaatgtaCTTTGGGAGTATCAATAATCCAATACCATTCTACAGCCAAGTTGTATGTAATGGGGCTTTTGCTCCTCCTTGTTCATTTTTCGAAGTTCAAAACTGTAGGTCAGGGGTGAGCAACAGgcagcccgcgggccacaacacGGCCCGCCAAGTCATTTAATGTGGCCCTTGTTAACACTCAGATTTTCCTCATTAGGCATAAAATCATAACAGTTTATGCTTAAAAAGGCGCTCAAACGGGTTAAAATACATAATGTAATGCTGTTGTATCCGCTAAATCCTTCGCCGTTTTGCGCAGTGCCTTTATTACTATAAGGCTAAGCCAgggttcttcaaccttttttatcgtggtatacctattacaatttttcaagaactttgtataccttacaaataccaaagTTTATCTAGGCCCTAGATTCTAGggcttaaataaacattaatttttaagcacatattgtactgcaatatcatcatgcaatctaatcgGCTAGCGTCCGCAAGTTATGAATTTGACTGACGGCCTTAGCGTCAACGGGAATAATGTTTAACGTAAATCAAACGAAGAGCTTGGCAGCTGAAATCACCAACCCAGCCATGTGaccgcattatctatataatttgtgccAATTGTGATGTAAAATTTGTGCTCACGTCGTTTATTAGCGTTAATGACATTTTATAATGCATGTGCGCctcgtttgcattgttgtctccaCTTGAATTGTACACCCTccgtataccctttatcaggggtatacccaacttatggtctggtataccgtatacccggttgaaaaGCACTGGGCTAAGCGATATCCGCATTCTCTTCTCTCGCTATTCCCGCGGCTATTCTCTGGTTGTCGTAATGTATTTCGTTGTTGCCTGCTTTAATAGCACTTGtgtataatattatattgtgatgtaataatacATCATTGTGTTTGCTGGTCATATATTTTGCTATTctgcaaaaattaatttttgtgtgGCTCAGCTGGAatgatgtctgaagttggttatatgaccCGCCGACAAATATGTCGCACATCCTTACTATGACGCGTTTGTCATTGTCGTCGTACCCGCAGCGACACCTTATGCTTATcgaaatacaattttaaaataataactgTAAAAGTAATACAGCTGTGAAAACAAAGAAAGTATGTAGTACACATAAAAAAGTAACGGGATTGCTGTAGTACACATAAAGAACAtgtaattcaattcaattatttCTCGCTCCCTTCTTTCTAAATTTAAACTCTTGCATACAATAAACCTGCAGCAGTTTAGCGCATTCTGCCACATTTGACGAGTGatgaaaatttgttatttccaATAATAATGCGATGAAATATTTGAGGATGCATTGGAAATGGACCGTTACACGCCTTTCTTTTCCAGTGTTCCCTGCTTCCTAAATGTGCATTCTTgcctgaaatatatatacaacaatGCAGAGCAGTGGAAaccattgttgttgttgttgttgttatgttttatggcgcttataacttcagtggtcttttgcgcctttgatcattttgaatttaaaaatcctatactaacatataatacaatatttacgaatatataattatacaattgaatcaattacaataggtaatttttctaaatatttctgcCCGTAGACAAATCAAATTCGATAACAGTTTCAATAATATCCATGTTACTAAACACTTCTTCCAAAGTCATTTCCAGTTTAAGTTTTCTGGCTTTGCTAATGACTGGTCTTCTTTGATGATTATATCGTTGACAATGCAATAGGTAGTGGTCTACGGTCTCGGGTACGAAACACTGTTCACAAAATCCGTCAGAATGACAgccaattttatgtaaatgtgcATTCAGGGCGCAATGGCCAGTTTgcaatcggaataaaataactTGATATTTACGTGACAAAGTTTCGTTCTCTTGTCGTGACATCGTGGTAGGATGAAATCTTTTATAATGGCTTGCTGATTCATTATTAACATATTCCGTATTCCATTTTTCTCGAgccaatatatcaaaatatgattttgctTCTGAGACGGAAAGTGGCAGAATTGCATCGAGGGAAAGTTTGTTGATTGCTCCTTTTGCCAGGTTATCCACTATTTCGTTTCCGATAATTCCGACGTGAGCTGGTGACCATAGGAATGTAATTTGTATTCCTTGTTTTGTTAACACCGAGTTTATTGTAGCTATTTTCGCTATTAATATGTTTTTGAATGTTGAATAATTAAGAAGAGCTGAAAGGACATTGAGACAGTCTGTTATTATCAATACACGTTCCGGTCTTGTTGTTGCGATCCATCTGAGACAACCCAGAATTGCGTATAGCTCCGATGTATGTGAAGAGACATATCgatgtattttcagtttttttctctactttcgcttgaggcacataatatgcagcacccACGCCAAATGTGtttttcgaaccgtcagtaaatacttgtacatagtctcgatagttTTCGGGTATATGGTCAAGGaatgacgtttgaagtattgttggtgaacatgttgtaccataaatagttaacgatgtatcaatttgcggtggcttcattatccagggaggaatctcgaaattgacatattttgcaacagagaagtcggtaaaaaagctgttggttgttttAATATTAAACGTTGCAAATGATGGTTTGTCaggaaaatattcttcccacgactgtttgaataattgtgctgtaatttcgctgtcatgaggaatcattctgcatttgtaatgtagacattttctatGATGTATAACATGTAAGGGCATTTCTttacactgggattgtaaaGCTATATTGGGAGTACTTTTCAATGCACCCAAGCAAATGCgtaaacattgtgattggattacAGCCAGTTTCTGCAATATAGTCGGGGATGCAAAATAAATTGCTTCCATGCCGTACTCGATAACTGGCTTTATTATCGCTCTATATACTGTGAGCAAGGTATTCTTATTTGCACCCCACTTCGTACCCGATAATGCACGTAACAAATTCACTATTTACCGCATCTTTTTTCTATGTATTCAATATGTTGTCTGTATGTCAATCTTGAATCAAATATGACTCCCAGGTATTTGCAGTCCTTCTCAAATTTGAAACTAGATCCttctattttcaatattgtataCGATAGTTTTCTTCGTCTCGTGAAAAGAATGGCTTTTGATTTTGTTTTCGAGAGGCGAAACCCCCAATCATTGTACCAGTAATTAATATTGTCTAGATTAGTTTGGACCTTTGTAAAAAGATGATCAATATTTAACTCAACTTCCCAAATACTGCAGTCGTCCGCAAAGAGCGCTATGTTTGAAGAAACGCACTGGGGCAAATCGTTTGTCAAAACATTAAAAGGAAGTGGTGATAAAACGCTACCTTGAGGAATTCCGTTATCGAGCTTGAATATATCGGACATTGTGTTGCCGATACGGACTTGAAAGGTACGGATCGACAAAAACGATTTAATCCACATAAAAGATCGTCCACGTATCCCAATATTATACAGTTTGTATAAGAGGCCAC from Styela clava chromosome 14, kaStyClav1.hap1.2, whole genome shotgun sequence encodes:
- the LOC144432073 gene encoding uncharacterized protein LOC144432073 is translated as MIIYSIFSNRWLVTVNDTITQGLSDYCGAGNEVNCTVTEGNCTVCVDLGQNNECKEFEQEVDELVVFWLLVVSAILRLIVTAVLLLMDWVCRINRCCIDCNNPHRKTLYALEIIADSIDLTAASIYTAYNQSRKLDEPVPGEEICGRFGASFIVTWVRGCQVVIKAVCLWLCGNEEDNASGGGGGGSAQTSV